Proteins encoded together in one Falco peregrinus isolate bFalPer1 chromosome 2, bFalPer1.pri, whole genome shotgun sequence window:
- the SPAG9 gene encoding C-Jun-amino-terminal kinase-interacting protein 4 isoform X3, giving the protein MIHNYMEHLERTKLHQLTGGDQLESTTHSRIRKERPISLGIFPLPPGDALLTPETQREAGETPGSEHWKFHELSQPRSHTSLKDELSDVSQAGSKSTTPASTAASDVPVLPAETPQKEDAEGLAKDTDMPNEKLDVSKNIEVQVAQETRNVSTGGNENEEKSEVQAIIESTPELDMDKDLSGYKGSSTPTKGIENKAFDRNTESLFEELSSAGSGLIGDVDEGADLLGMGREVENLILENTQLLETKNALNVVKNDLIAKVDELTCEKDVLQGELEAVKQAKQKLEEKNKELEEELRKARAEAEEARQKAKEDDDSDVPTAQRKRFTRVEMARVLMERNQYKERLMELQEAVRWTEMIRASRENPAMQEKKRSSIWQFFSRLFSSSSNTAKKPEPPVNVKYNAPTSHITPSVKKRSSTLSQLPSDKSKAFEFLSEETEASLASRREQKREQYRQVKAHVQKEDGRVQAFGWSLPQKYKQVANGGQSDNKMKNLPVPVYLRPLDEKDTSMKLWCAVGVNLSGGKTRDGGSVVGASVFYNDVTGVDADGNKQQTGSQSSLDRLDQELKDQQKELKHQEELSSLVWICTSTHSATKVIIIDANQPGNILDSFIVCNSHVLCIASVPGARETDYPAGEEGSQETDPSQVDKSSLCGSMTSNSSVETDSLLGGITVVGCTAEGITGAPVAHDANGGSPMTEKQSDIATENNSVDENIPTAEEATEATEVNAGTGEDTADIAQTGVYTEHVFTDPLGVQNTTEASPVYQPSTDSELYKDVAVLPNEQDLVREEAQKMSSLLPTMWLGAQNGCLYVHSSVAQWRKCVHAIKLKDSILSIVHVKGIVLVALADGTLAIFHRGVDGQWDLTNYHLLDLGRPHHSIRCMTVVHDKVWCGYRNKIYVVQPKAMKIEKSFDAHPRRESQVRQLAWVGDGVWVSIRLDSTLRLYHAHTYQHLQDVDIEPYVSKMLGTGKLGFSFVRITALMVSCNRLWVGTGNGVIISIPLTETVILHQGRLLGLRANKAAAGSGNRPGSVIRVYGDENSDKVTPGTFIPYCSMAHAQLCFHGHRDAVKFFVAVPGQVVCPQSSGGTELTADKLSQESFNQSPLKSMLVISGGEGYIDFRMGDEGGESELLGEALQLEPSVAKAERSHLIVWQVMCGSE; this is encoded by the exons GATGAGCTCTCTGATGTTAGCCAGGCAGGCTCAAAATCTACTACTccagcatccacagctgcttcaGATGTACCTGTACTGCCTGCTGAAACTCCTCaaaaggaagatgctgaaggGCTTGCAAAGGACACAGATATGCCGAATGAGAAGCTGGACGTAAGCAAGAATATTGAAGTACAGGTAGCTCAAGAGACAAGAAACGTGTCCACTG GTGGAAATGAAAAcgaagaaaaatctgaagttcaGGCAATCATTGAGTCAACTCCGGAGTTGGATATGGATAAAGACCTCAGTGGATACAAAGGTTCCAG CACTCCCACCAAAGGCATAGAGAACAAAGCATTTGACCGTAATACAGAATCACTCTTTGAAGAGCTGTCATCTGCTGGTTCTGGCCTAATTGGAGATGTGGATGAAGGTGCAGATTTACTGG gaaTGGGTCGTGAGGTTGAAAACcttattttggaaaacactCAGCTGTTGGAGACAAA AAATGCACTGAATGTAGTGAAGAATGATTTGATAGCAAAGGTGGATGAGTTGACCTGTGAGAAGGATGTACTACAAGGTGAATTAGAGGctgtaaaacaagcaaaacagaagctTGAAGAGAAGAATAAGGAACTGGAAGAAGAGCTGAGAAA AGCTCgtgcagaagcagaggaagcaaGACAGAAAGCTAAAGAGGATGATGAT AGTGATGTCCCAACCGCTCAGCGGAAGCGTTTTACTCGTGTTGAAATGGCCCGTGTTCTGATGGAAAGAAATCAGTATAAAGAGAGGTTGATGGAGCTTCAGGAAGCTGTCCGATGGACTGAGATGATAAG AGCATCAAGAGAAAATCCAGCCATGCAAGAAAAGAAGAGATCAAGCATTTGGCAGTT tTTTAGCAGGCTCTTCAGTTCATCTAGCAATACAGCTAAGAAACCAGAACCTCCTGTCAATGTTAAATATAATGCTCCGACCTCGCATATTACTCCATCAGtcaagaaaagaagcagcaccTTATCTCAATTACCAAGTGACAAATCTAAAGCCTTTGAATTCCTCAGTGAAGA AACTGAAGCCAGTTTAGCCTCACgcagagagcagaaaagagAGCAGTATCGCCAAGTGAAAGCACATGTTCAGAAAGAGGATGGTAGAGTGCAAGCATTTGGCTGGAGTCTACCTCAGAAGTACAAACAG gTGGCAAATGGTGGACAGAGTGACAATAAGATGAAGAACTTGCCTGTACCTGTTTACCTGAGACCTTTAGATGAGAAGGATACCTCTATGAAG ctgtggtgtgctgtaggGGTAAACCTATCAGGAGGGAAAACACGAGATGGCGGGTCTGTGGTTGGTGCTAGTGTGTTCTACAATGATGTGACTGGTGTGGACGCAGATGGCAACAAGCAGCAAACAGGATCTCAAAGTAGCTTAGATAGACTAGATCAAGAGCTCAAG GACCAGCAGAAGGAGCTCAAACATCAGGAAGAATTATCCAGTCTAGTTTGGATCTGTACTAGCACACATTCTGCCACAAAAGTTATCATTATTGATGCTAACCAACCAGGAAATATTCTGGACAGTTTCATTGTTTGCAATTCTCACGTGCTTTGTATTGCCAGTGTGCCAG gGGCAAGGGAAACAGACTATCCTGCGGGAGAAGAAGGGTCTCAAGAAACAGATCCCAGTCAAGTGGACAAGTCATCTCTGTGTGGAAGTATGACAAGCAACAGCTCTGTGGAAACCGACAGCTTGCTGGGAGGCATCACAGTTGTTGGCTGCACTGCAGAGGGTATCACAGGAGCACCTGTAGCTCACGATGCAAACGGTGGCTCACCGATGACAGAGAAACAGTCAG atattgcaactgaaaataattcagtagaTGAGAACATTCCAACAGCAGAGGAGGCAACAGAAGCAACAGAAGTCAATGCAGGGACAGGAGAAGACACAGCTGATATTGCACAAACTGGAGTTTACACAGAACATGTCTTTACGGATCCTCTGGGAGTGCAGAATACAACAGAGGCGTCTCCAGTGTACCAGCCGAG tactgATTCAGAGTTATATAAAGATGTTGCAGTTTTGCCAAATGAGCAAGATCTAGTGAGAgaagaagcacagaaaatgagTAGCCTTTTACCCACAATGTGGCTTGGAGCACAGAATGGATG CCTGTATGTTCATTCGTCAGTGGCCCAGTGGAGGAAATGTGTTCATGCCATTAAACTTAAAGATTCTATTCTCAGTATTGT acatgTAAAAGGAATAGTATTAGTTGCACTAGCTGATGGAACACTAGCAATATTCCACCGAGGAGTTG ATGGTCAGTGGGATTTGACAAACTATCACCTCTTAGACCTGGGCCGGCCGCATCATTCGATAAGATGCATGACAGTAGTGCATGACAAAGTCTGGTGTGGCTACAGGAACAAAATCTATGTTGTTCAACCAAAGGCCATGAAAATAGAG AAGTCATTTGATGCACACCCCAGAAGAGAAAGCCAAGTGAGACAGCTGGCATGGGTGGGTGATGGGGTATGGGTGTCTATTCGTTTGGACTCCACCCTGCGTCTCTATCATGCGCACACGTATCAGCATCTACAAGATGTGGACATTGAACCTTATGTAAGCAAAATGCTAG GTACTGGTAAACTGGGATTCTCATTTGTGAGAATCACAGCTCTTATGGTGTCTTGTAATCGTTTATGGGTAGGAACAGGAAATGGTGTCATCATCTCCATTCCATTAACAGAAA CTGTAATCCTCCACCAGGGACGTTTACTGGGGCTGAGGG CtaataaagcagcagcaggctccGGAAACCGTCCGGGGAGTGTAATACGTGTATATGGCGATGAAAACAGCGACAAAGTGACTCCGGGAACCTTCATACCATACTGTTCAATGGCACACGCGCAGCTTTGCTTCCACGGGCACCGTGATGCTGTTAAATTCTTTGTCGCAGTACCTG GTCAGGTCGTTTGCCCACAGAGTAGCGGTGGAACAGAGCTAACGGCTGATAAATTGTCTCAAGAGTCCTTCAACCAGAGTCCCTTAAAATCAATGCTGGTGATAAGTGGTGGAGAAGGATATATTGACTTCAGAATGG GTGATGAAGGTGGAGAATCTGAACTCCTTGGAGAAGCTCTACAACTTGAACCTTCTGTAGCCAAAGCTGAGAGGAGTCACTTGATAGTGTGGCAAGTAATGTGTGGCAGTGAGTGA
- the SPAG9 gene encoding C-Jun-amino-terminal kinase-interacting protein 4 isoform X4, whose translation MNPGCMLLFVFGFVGGAVVINSAILVSLSVLLLVHFSISTGVPALTQNLPRILRKERPISLGIFPLPPGDALLTPETQREAGETPGSEHWKFHELSQPRSHTSLKDELSDVSQAGSKSTTPASTAASDVPVLPAETPQKEDAEGLAKDTDMPNEKLDVSKNIEVQVAQETRNVSTGGNENEEKSEVQAIIESTPELDMDKDLSGYKGSSTPTKGIENKAFDRNTESLFEELSSAGSGLIGDVDEGADLLGMGREVENLILENTQLLETKNALNVVKNDLIAKVDELTCEKDVLQGELEAVKQAKQKLEEKNKELEEELRKARAEAEEARQKAKEDDDSDVPTAQRKRFTRVEMARVLMERNQYKERLMELQEAVRWTEMIRASRENPAMQEKKRSSIWQFFSRLFSSSSNTAKKPEPPVNVKYNAPTSHITPSVKKRSSTLSQLPSDKSKAFEFLSEETEASLASRREQKREQYRQVKAHVQKEDGRVQAFGWSLPQKYKQVANGGQSDNKMKNLPVPVYLRPLDEKDTSMKLWCAVGVNLSGGKTRDGGSVVGASVFYNDVTGVDADGNKQQTGSQSSLDRLDQELKDQQKELKHQEELSSLVWICTSTHSATKVIIIDANQPGNILDSFIVCNSHVLCIASVPGARETDYPAGEEGSQETDPSQVDKSSLCGSMTSNSSVETDSLLGGITVVGCTAEGITGAPVAHDANGGSPMTEKQSDIATENNSVDENIPTAEEATEATEVNAGTGEDTADIAQTGVYTEHVFTDPLGVQNTTEASPVYQPSTDSELYKDVAVLPNEQDLVREEAQKMSSLLPTMWLGAQNGCLYVHSSVAQWRKCVHAIKLKDSILSIVHVKGIVLVALADGTLAIFHRGVDGQWDLTNYHLLDLGRPHHSIRCMTVVHDKVWCGYRNKIYVVQPKAMKIEKSFDAHPRRESQVRQLAWVGDGVWVSIRLDSTLRLYHAHTYQHLQDVDIEPYVSKMLGTGKLGFSFVRITALMVSCNRLWVGTGNGVIISIPLTETVILHQGRLLGLRANKAAAGSGNRPGSVIRVYGDENSDKVTPGTFIPYCSMAHAQLCFHGHRDAVKFFVAVPGQVVCPQSSGGTELTADKLSQESFNQSPLKSMLVISGGEGYIDFRMGDEGGESELLGEALQLEPSVAKAERSHLIVWQVMCGSE comes from the exons GATGAGCTCTCTGATGTTAGCCAGGCAGGCTCAAAATCTACTACTccagcatccacagctgcttcaGATGTACCTGTACTGCCTGCTGAAACTCCTCaaaaggaagatgctgaaggGCTTGCAAAGGACACAGATATGCCGAATGAGAAGCTGGACGTAAGCAAGAATATTGAAGTACAGGTAGCTCAAGAGACAAGAAACGTGTCCACTG GTGGAAATGAAAAcgaagaaaaatctgaagttcaGGCAATCATTGAGTCAACTCCGGAGTTGGATATGGATAAAGACCTCAGTGGATACAAAGGTTCCAG CACTCCCACCAAAGGCATAGAGAACAAAGCATTTGACCGTAATACAGAATCACTCTTTGAAGAGCTGTCATCTGCTGGTTCTGGCCTAATTGGAGATGTGGATGAAGGTGCAGATTTACTGG gaaTGGGTCGTGAGGTTGAAAACcttattttggaaaacactCAGCTGTTGGAGACAAA AAATGCACTGAATGTAGTGAAGAATGATTTGATAGCAAAGGTGGATGAGTTGACCTGTGAGAAGGATGTACTACAAGGTGAATTAGAGGctgtaaaacaagcaaaacagaagctTGAAGAGAAGAATAAGGAACTGGAAGAAGAGCTGAGAAA AGCTCgtgcagaagcagaggaagcaaGACAGAAAGCTAAAGAGGATGATGAT AGTGATGTCCCAACCGCTCAGCGGAAGCGTTTTACTCGTGTTGAAATGGCCCGTGTTCTGATGGAAAGAAATCAGTATAAAGAGAGGTTGATGGAGCTTCAGGAAGCTGTCCGATGGACTGAGATGATAAG AGCATCAAGAGAAAATCCAGCCATGCAAGAAAAGAAGAGATCAAGCATTTGGCAGTT tTTTAGCAGGCTCTTCAGTTCATCTAGCAATACAGCTAAGAAACCAGAACCTCCTGTCAATGTTAAATATAATGCTCCGACCTCGCATATTACTCCATCAGtcaagaaaagaagcagcaccTTATCTCAATTACCAAGTGACAAATCTAAAGCCTTTGAATTCCTCAGTGAAGA AACTGAAGCCAGTTTAGCCTCACgcagagagcagaaaagagAGCAGTATCGCCAAGTGAAAGCACATGTTCAGAAAGAGGATGGTAGAGTGCAAGCATTTGGCTGGAGTCTACCTCAGAAGTACAAACAG gTGGCAAATGGTGGACAGAGTGACAATAAGATGAAGAACTTGCCTGTACCTGTTTACCTGAGACCTTTAGATGAGAAGGATACCTCTATGAAG ctgtggtgtgctgtaggGGTAAACCTATCAGGAGGGAAAACACGAGATGGCGGGTCTGTGGTTGGTGCTAGTGTGTTCTACAATGATGTGACTGGTGTGGACGCAGATGGCAACAAGCAGCAAACAGGATCTCAAAGTAGCTTAGATAGACTAGATCAAGAGCTCAAG GACCAGCAGAAGGAGCTCAAACATCAGGAAGAATTATCCAGTCTAGTTTGGATCTGTACTAGCACACATTCTGCCACAAAAGTTATCATTATTGATGCTAACCAACCAGGAAATATTCTGGACAGTTTCATTGTTTGCAATTCTCACGTGCTTTGTATTGCCAGTGTGCCAG gGGCAAGGGAAACAGACTATCCTGCGGGAGAAGAAGGGTCTCAAGAAACAGATCCCAGTCAAGTGGACAAGTCATCTCTGTGTGGAAGTATGACAAGCAACAGCTCTGTGGAAACCGACAGCTTGCTGGGAGGCATCACAGTTGTTGGCTGCACTGCAGAGGGTATCACAGGAGCACCTGTAGCTCACGATGCAAACGGTGGCTCACCGATGACAGAGAAACAGTCAG atattgcaactgaaaataattcagtagaTGAGAACATTCCAACAGCAGAGGAGGCAACAGAAGCAACAGAAGTCAATGCAGGGACAGGAGAAGACACAGCTGATATTGCACAAACTGGAGTTTACACAGAACATGTCTTTACGGATCCTCTGGGAGTGCAGAATACAACAGAGGCGTCTCCAGTGTACCAGCCGAG tactgATTCAGAGTTATATAAAGATGTTGCAGTTTTGCCAAATGAGCAAGATCTAGTGAGAgaagaagcacagaaaatgagTAGCCTTTTACCCACAATGTGGCTTGGAGCACAGAATGGATG CCTGTATGTTCATTCGTCAGTGGCCCAGTGGAGGAAATGTGTTCATGCCATTAAACTTAAAGATTCTATTCTCAGTATTGT acatgTAAAAGGAATAGTATTAGTTGCACTAGCTGATGGAACACTAGCAATATTCCACCGAGGAGTTG ATGGTCAGTGGGATTTGACAAACTATCACCTCTTAGACCTGGGCCGGCCGCATCATTCGATAAGATGCATGACAGTAGTGCATGACAAAGTCTGGTGTGGCTACAGGAACAAAATCTATGTTGTTCAACCAAAGGCCATGAAAATAGAG AAGTCATTTGATGCACACCCCAGAAGAGAAAGCCAAGTGAGACAGCTGGCATGGGTGGGTGATGGGGTATGGGTGTCTATTCGTTTGGACTCCACCCTGCGTCTCTATCATGCGCACACGTATCAGCATCTACAAGATGTGGACATTGAACCTTATGTAAGCAAAATGCTAG GTACTGGTAAACTGGGATTCTCATTTGTGAGAATCACAGCTCTTATGGTGTCTTGTAATCGTTTATGGGTAGGAACAGGAAATGGTGTCATCATCTCCATTCCATTAACAGAAA CTGTAATCCTCCACCAGGGACGTTTACTGGGGCTGAGGG CtaataaagcagcagcaggctccGGAAACCGTCCGGGGAGTGTAATACGTGTATATGGCGATGAAAACAGCGACAAAGTGACTCCGGGAACCTTCATACCATACTGTTCAATGGCACACGCGCAGCTTTGCTTCCACGGGCACCGTGATGCTGTTAAATTCTTTGTCGCAGTACCTG GTCAGGTCGTTTGCCCACAGAGTAGCGGTGGAACAGAGCTAACGGCTGATAAATTGTCTCAAGAGTCCTTCAACCAGAGTCCCTTAAAATCAATGCTGGTGATAAGTGGTGGAGAAGGATATATTGACTTCAGAATGG GTGATGAAGGTGGAGAATCTGAACTCCTTGGAGAAGCTCTACAACTTGAACCTTCTGTAGCCAAAGCTGAGAGGAGTCACTTGATAGTGTGGCAAGTAATGTGTGGCAGTGAGTGA
- the SPAG9 gene encoding C-Jun-amino-terminal kinase-interacting protein 4 isoform X5 yields the protein MNPGCMLLFVFGFVGGAVVINSAILVSLSVLLLVHFSISTGVPALTQNLPRILRKERPISLGIFPLPPGDALLTPETQREAGETPGSEHWKFHELSQPRSHTSLKDELSDVSQAGSKSTTPASTAASDVPVLPAETPQKEDAEGLAKDTDMPNEKLDVSKNIEVQVAQETRNVSTGGNENEEKSEVQAIIESTPELDMDKDLSGYKGSSTPTKGIENKAFDRNTESLFEELSSAGSGLIGDVDEGADLLGMGREVENLILENTQLLETKNALNVVKNDLIAKVDELTCEKDVLQGELEAVKQAKQKLEEKNKELEEELRKARAEAEEARQKAKEDDDSDVPTAQRKRFTRVEMARVLMERNQYKERLMELQEAVRWTEMIRASRENPAMQEKKRSSIWQFFSRLFSSSSNTAKKPEPPVNVKYNAPTSHITPSVKKRSSTLSQLPSDKSKAFEFLSEETEASLASRREQKREQYRQVKAHVQKEDGRVQAFGWSLPQKYKQVANGGQSDNKMKNLPVPVYLRPLDEKDTSMKLWCAVGVNLSGGKTRDGGSVVGASVFYNDVTGVDADGNKQQTGSQSSLDRLDQELKDQQKELKHQEELSSLVWICTSTHSATKVIIIDANQPGNILDSFIVCNSHVLCIASVPGARETDYPAGEEGSQETDPSQVDKSSLCGSMTSNSSVETDSLLGGITVVGCTAEGITGAPVAHDANGGSPMTEKQSDIATENNSVDENIPTAEEATEATEVNAGTGEDTADIAQTGVYTEHVFTDPLGVQNTTEASPVYQPSTDSELYKDVAVLPNEQDLVREEAQKMSSLLPTMWLGAQNGCLYVHSSVAQWRKCVHAIKLKDSILSIVHVKGIVLVALADGTLAIFHRGVDGQWDLTNYHLLDLGRPHHSIRCMTVVHDKVWCGYRNKIYVVQPKAMKIEKSFDAHPRRESQVRQLAWVGDGVWVSIRLDSTLRLYHAHTYQHLQDVDIEPYVSKMLGTGKLGFSFVRITALMVSCNRLWVGTGNGVIISIPLTETNKAAAGSGNRPGSVIRVYGDENSDKVTPGTFIPYCSMAHAQLCFHGHRDAVKFFVAVPGQVVCPQSSGGTELTADKLSQESFNQSPLKSMLVISGGEGYIDFRMGDEGGESELLGEALQLEPSVAKAERSHLIVWQVMCGSE from the exons GATGAGCTCTCTGATGTTAGCCAGGCAGGCTCAAAATCTACTACTccagcatccacagctgcttcaGATGTACCTGTACTGCCTGCTGAAACTCCTCaaaaggaagatgctgaaggGCTTGCAAAGGACACAGATATGCCGAATGAGAAGCTGGACGTAAGCAAGAATATTGAAGTACAGGTAGCTCAAGAGACAAGAAACGTGTCCACTG GTGGAAATGAAAAcgaagaaaaatctgaagttcaGGCAATCATTGAGTCAACTCCGGAGTTGGATATGGATAAAGACCTCAGTGGATACAAAGGTTCCAG CACTCCCACCAAAGGCATAGAGAACAAAGCATTTGACCGTAATACAGAATCACTCTTTGAAGAGCTGTCATCTGCTGGTTCTGGCCTAATTGGAGATGTGGATGAAGGTGCAGATTTACTGG gaaTGGGTCGTGAGGTTGAAAACcttattttggaaaacactCAGCTGTTGGAGACAAA AAATGCACTGAATGTAGTGAAGAATGATTTGATAGCAAAGGTGGATGAGTTGACCTGTGAGAAGGATGTACTACAAGGTGAATTAGAGGctgtaaaacaagcaaaacagaagctTGAAGAGAAGAATAAGGAACTGGAAGAAGAGCTGAGAAA AGCTCgtgcagaagcagaggaagcaaGACAGAAAGCTAAAGAGGATGATGAT AGTGATGTCCCAACCGCTCAGCGGAAGCGTTTTACTCGTGTTGAAATGGCCCGTGTTCTGATGGAAAGAAATCAGTATAAAGAGAGGTTGATGGAGCTTCAGGAAGCTGTCCGATGGACTGAGATGATAAG AGCATCAAGAGAAAATCCAGCCATGCAAGAAAAGAAGAGATCAAGCATTTGGCAGTT tTTTAGCAGGCTCTTCAGTTCATCTAGCAATACAGCTAAGAAACCAGAACCTCCTGTCAATGTTAAATATAATGCTCCGACCTCGCATATTACTCCATCAGtcaagaaaagaagcagcaccTTATCTCAATTACCAAGTGACAAATCTAAAGCCTTTGAATTCCTCAGTGAAGA AACTGAAGCCAGTTTAGCCTCACgcagagagcagaaaagagAGCAGTATCGCCAAGTGAAAGCACATGTTCAGAAAGAGGATGGTAGAGTGCAAGCATTTGGCTGGAGTCTACCTCAGAAGTACAAACAG gTGGCAAATGGTGGACAGAGTGACAATAAGATGAAGAACTTGCCTGTACCTGTTTACCTGAGACCTTTAGATGAGAAGGATACCTCTATGAAG ctgtggtgtgctgtaggGGTAAACCTATCAGGAGGGAAAACACGAGATGGCGGGTCTGTGGTTGGTGCTAGTGTGTTCTACAATGATGTGACTGGTGTGGACGCAGATGGCAACAAGCAGCAAACAGGATCTCAAAGTAGCTTAGATAGACTAGATCAAGAGCTCAAG GACCAGCAGAAGGAGCTCAAACATCAGGAAGAATTATCCAGTCTAGTTTGGATCTGTACTAGCACACATTCTGCCACAAAAGTTATCATTATTGATGCTAACCAACCAGGAAATATTCTGGACAGTTTCATTGTTTGCAATTCTCACGTGCTTTGTATTGCCAGTGTGCCAG gGGCAAGGGAAACAGACTATCCTGCGGGAGAAGAAGGGTCTCAAGAAACAGATCCCAGTCAAGTGGACAAGTCATCTCTGTGTGGAAGTATGACAAGCAACAGCTCTGTGGAAACCGACAGCTTGCTGGGAGGCATCACAGTTGTTGGCTGCACTGCAGAGGGTATCACAGGAGCACCTGTAGCTCACGATGCAAACGGTGGCTCACCGATGACAGAGAAACAGTCAG atattgcaactgaaaataattcagtagaTGAGAACATTCCAACAGCAGAGGAGGCAACAGAAGCAACAGAAGTCAATGCAGGGACAGGAGAAGACACAGCTGATATTGCACAAACTGGAGTTTACACAGAACATGTCTTTACGGATCCTCTGGGAGTGCAGAATACAACAGAGGCGTCTCCAGTGTACCAGCCGAG tactgATTCAGAGTTATATAAAGATGTTGCAGTTTTGCCAAATGAGCAAGATCTAGTGAGAgaagaagcacagaaaatgagTAGCCTTTTACCCACAATGTGGCTTGGAGCACAGAATGGATG CCTGTATGTTCATTCGTCAGTGGCCCAGTGGAGGAAATGTGTTCATGCCATTAAACTTAAAGATTCTATTCTCAGTATTGT acatgTAAAAGGAATAGTATTAGTTGCACTAGCTGATGGAACACTAGCAATATTCCACCGAGGAGTTG ATGGTCAGTGGGATTTGACAAACTATCACCTCTTAGACCTGGGCCGGCCGCATCATTCGATAAGATGCATGACAGTAGTGCATGACAAAGTCTGGTGTGGCTACAGGAACAAAATCTATGTTGTTCAACCAAAGGCCATGAAAATAGAG AAGTCATTTGATGCACACCCCAGAAGAGAAAGCCAAGTGAGACAGCTGGCATGGGTGGGTGATGGGGTATGGGTGTCTATTCGTTTGGACTCCACCCTGCGTCTCTATCATGCGCACACGTATCAGCATCTACAAGATGTGGACATTGAACCTTATGTAAGCAAAATGCTAG GTACTGGTAAACTGGGATTCTCATTTGTGAGAATCACAGCTCTTATGGTGTCTTGTAATCGTTTATGGGTAGGAACAGGAAATGGTGTCATCATCTCCATTCCATTAACAGAAA CtaataaagcagcagcaggctccGGAAACCGTCCGGGGAGTGTAATACGTGTATATGGCGATGAAAACAGCGACAAAGTGACTCCGGGAACCTTCATACCATACTGTTCAATGGCACACGCGCAGCTTTGCTTCCACGGGCACCGTGATGCTGTTAAATTCTTTGTCGCAGTACCTG GTCAGGTCGTTTGCCCACAGAGTAGCGGTGGAACAGAGCTAACGGCTGATAAATTGTCTCAAGAGTCCTTCAACCAGAGTCCCTTAAAATCAATGCTGGTGATAAGTGGTGGAGAAGGATATATTGACTTCAGAATGG GTGATGAAGGTGGAGAATCTGAACTCCTTGGAGAAGCTCTACAACTTGAACCTTCTGTAGCCAAAGCTGAGAGGAGTCACTTGATAGTGTGGCAAGTAATGTGTGGCAGTGAGTGA